The Bradyrhizobium sp. WSM471 genome includes the window GTACGCCTACGGCTTCGACTCCCAGACCGGCGAATATGTCGACCTCGTCAAGAAGGGCATCATCGACCCGACCAAGGTGGTCCGTACCGCGATCCAGAACGCAGCCTCGGTTGCGGCTCTCCTGATCACCACGGAAGCCATGGTCGCCGAGCTGCCCAAGAAGGGCGGCGCCGGTCCGGCGATGCCCCCGGGCGGCGGCATGGGCGGCATGGATTTCTGATCCAGCCATTCTGGCAAACGACAAAATGCGAAACCCCGGCAGCGATGCCGGGGTTTTTGTTATTCGGTGTCATTCCGGGGCGCGCGAAGCGCGAGCCCGGAATCCATAACCACGAGCCTCAGTTCGCTATCCCGGGATAGAGATCATCCCAGTTCGGGTTTTGCTCCTCGATCAGCCGCGTCTTCCAGTCGCGTCGCCACTTCTTGAGCTCTTTCTCGCGGGCAATGGCAGTTACGGCGTTGTCGAAGATCTCGAACAGGACGAGCTTTTTGACGCCGTACTTCGTTGTGAAGCCGGGAACGGCTTTAGTCCAGTGCTCGTACACGCGACGCACGAGATCGTTGGTTACTCCAATATAGAGCGTGCCGTACTTCCTACTTGCAAGGATGTAGACGTAGTAGGCCATCACGCCCGCCTGGGGTTATGGATTCCGAGCTCGGCACTTCGTGCCGCCCCGGAATGACGAACTCGAATCACCACACCTTCCCCAGCCGCTCCATGTGTGGCTCGCCGTGTTGGTCGAGCGACCAGATTATCCGCGTCACCTTGCCGACCAGATTGTCCATCGGCACGAATCCGATCGACGACATCACGCGGCTGTCGCTCGAGTTGTCGCGATTGTCGCCGAGCGCGAAGAAATGGCCTGGCGGCACGGTGTAGACGTCGGTGTTGTCGTAGTAGCCGTTGTCGATGCAGTCCTGCGTGACGTAGGAGGCGCCGTTCGGCAGCGTCTCGCGCCAGCGCTTGGCCTTCGCACCGTCATCCACGCCGCAGGTGGAGCCGGCCACCACCGCCTTCAGGGCAACGCGCGTCACCGGGCGGTCGTTGAGGATGAGTTGGCCCTGCCGCATCTGGATGCGATCACCGGGCAGCCCGACCACGCGCTTGACATAGTCGACGGAGGTGTCCTTTGGCGTCCGGAACACGACGACGTCGCCATACTCGGGCTCGGCGGCCCGGACACGCCCGGAGATCCATGACGGCGCGAAGGGAAACGAATAGCGGCCATAGCCATAGGCATATTTTGCGGCAAAGACGTAGTCGCCGACGACCAGCGTCGGCGTCATTGAGCCGGACGGGATGTTGAACGGCTGAAACAGGAAGATGCGAAACAGGAACGGCGGCGACCACAGCACCGGGATCAGGAGGATCAGGATGACGATCGCCTTCCATTCCCGCACTTTGGCCTGCGGGTGGATGGTTTCCTGAAGAGTGGTCATGCGCCTGCCCTGATCAAGCCCGTAGTCGTCGCGAGATTACGCAACCTTTGCGCGCGCGCAATCCCATAACTTGGTCGCGCCGCGCGCGGCTCGCGTTCACGCCGCAGTCAGCCACGCGCGAGATCGCTGAAGCAGCGGCGGATCCATTCAATGGTGAGCCGCGTCGCCGGATCGCGCTTGAGATGGTTCTGCACCAGCAGCCAGACGTCGCGGCGCCCAGGCAGCAGCGTGGCGCGCAGGCGGCGATCGCCGAGCAAGTCCGCGCAGACATGCTCCGGCAACACGCCGGCGGCCTGATGCGCGCGGATCAGGTTGCGGATGACGCGAACGTTGTCGGTAACGCAGCGCGCGTGGGCTTGCTTCATGCGCAGGAACTGCATCTCGGGAATGGCACCGAGTTCGTCCGGATAGGCGCACAGCACCGGCTCGCCCTCGGTCGCGACAGGCTCGAAATAATAGAGCTTGACGTCACCGAGCCTGGAGATCGCGAAGTCGCCCTTGTCGGGCTTGCGCAGCCGGATAGCGAGATCGGCTTCCCACCGCGAGAACTTGACGTTCTCGCTCGAGGTGAGGAATTGCAGCGTCAGGCCGGGATTGGCGCGCAGGAAGTCGCTCGCGCGCGGCGACAGAACCTCCTCGGCGACCGTGTTGGTGGAGGCGATACGCAGGCGTCCCACCGGGCCTGCCAGACTCTCGCCGACGCGACCGATCTCGGCGGCATGTGCGGCCATCGCTTCGACATGCGCCAGCACCGCCTCGCAACTCCGCGTCGGCCGGCGCTGGCCGTCCACCGCATCGAACAGCGGCACGCCGAGAT containing:
- a CDS encoding GIY-YIG nuclease family protein, with product MAYYVYILASRKYGTLYIGVTNDLVRRVYEHWTKAVPGFTTKYGVKKLVLFEIFDNAVTAIAREKELKKWRRDWKTRLIEEQNPNWDDLYPGIAN
- the lepB gene encoding signal peptidase I; its protein translation is MTTLQETIHPQAKVREWKAIVILILLIPVLWSPPFLFRIFLFQPFNIPSGSMTPTLVVGDYVFAAKYAYGYGRYSFPFAPSWISGRVRAAEPEYGDVVVFRTPKDTSVDYVKRVVGLPGDRIQMRQGQLILNDRPVTRVALKAVVAGSTCGVDDGAKAKRWRETLPNGASYVTQDCIDNGYYDNTDVYTVPPGHFFALGDNRDNSSDSRVMSSIGFVPMDNLVGKVTRIIWSLDQHGEPHMERLGKVW
- a CDS encoding LysR family transcriptional regulator, with amino-acid sequence MNWDDLRIIAAVRDEGTYAGASARLRIDETTVGRRLARIQRDLGVPLFDAVDGQRRPTRSCEAVLAHVEAMAAHAAEIGRVGESLAGPVGRLRIASTNTVAEEVLSPRASDFLRANPGLTLQFLTSSENVKFSRWEADLAIRLRKPDKGDFAISRLGDVKLYYFEPVATEGEPVLCAYPDELGAIPEMQFLRMKQAHARCVTDNVRVIRNLIRAHQAAGVLPEHVCADLLGDRRLRATLLPGRRDVWLLVQNHLKRDPATRLTIEWIRRCFSDLARG